The Megasphaera stantonii genome includes a window with the following:
- the cas1f gene encoding type I-F CRISPR-associated endonuclease Cas1f codes for MKQNLTSSDLKTILHSKRANVFYLEKCRVMQKNGRIVYLTETEKENLYWNIPIANTTVILLGTGTSITQAAMRLLASAGVLVGFCGGGSTPLFAGSEIEWLNPQSEYRPTVYVQGWLSFWFDEAKRLEAAKAFQQERCQFLRTVWGKDRELQDELFDCDDLEIKQALKTYEKEIPKAGNVTELLTKEAAFTKKLYKYAAKQSDWGEFTRRQQGDDKANVFLNHGNYLAYGLAACTLWVLGIPHGFAVMHGKTRRGALVFDVADLIKDAIVLPWAFICAERNTTDQEFRQVCLQKFTEHKALDFMFSQVKECSTMFARSGGDVV; via the coding sequence ATGAAACAGAACCTAACGTCTTCCGATTTAAAAACGATTCTTCATTCCAAGCGAGCCAATGTCTTCTATCTGGAGAAATGCCGTGTCATGCAGAAGAACGGCCGTATTGTCTATTTGACAGAGACGGAAAAGGAAAATTTGTACTGGAACATCCCGATTGCCAATACGACGGTAATTTTATTGGGAACAGGTACGTCTATTACGCAGGCGGCTATGCGGTTATTGGCCAGTGCCGGCGTTCTGGTTGGGTTCTGTGGAGGAGGCAGTACGCCTTTGTTTGCCGGTTCGGAAATAGAATGGCTGAATCCGCAGAGCGAATACAGGCCGACTGTATATGTGCAGGGATGGCTGTCCTTTTGGTTTGACGAGGCGAAGCGCTTGGAGGCGGCTAAGGCCTTTCAACAGGAACGGTGCCAGTTTTTACGTACTGTTTGGGGTAAGGACAGGGAACTGCAGGATGAACTGTTTGATTGTGACGATTTGGAAATAAAACAAGCGTTAAAGACTTATGAAAAAGAGATTCCCAAGGCGGGAAACGTGACGGAACTGCTTACGAAAGAAGCTGCATTTACGAAAAAGCTTTACAAGTATGCGGCCAAACAATCGGACTGGGGAGAATTTACAAGACGGCAGCAAGGCGATGACAAAGCAAATGTCTTTTTGAACCATGGCAATTATCTGGCCTATGGGCTGGCGGCCTGTACCTTATGGGTATTGGGGATTCCTCATGGGTTTGCTGTCATGCATGGAAAAACGCGGCGCGGCGCGCTGGTTTTTGATGTGGCCGATTTGATAAAGGATGCCATCGTCCTGCCTTGGGCCTTTATTTGTGCGGAAAGGAATACGACAGATCAGGAATTCAGGCAGGTCTGCTTGCAGAAATTTACAGAACACAAAGCGCTGGATTTTATGTTTTCTCAGGTCAAGGAGTGCAGCACAATGTTTGCCCGCAGTGGGGGTGATGTCGTATGA
- a CDS encoding ISLre2 family transposase yields MESLVTGQASLTDVTLAVQEFVQNLGREVLSAMLEQADEAIYETVKPQRTYQIKETARSRTLVTTFGEITFHRRYYRQKDTGRYTYLLDEWCQLPAYSRIEASCQARMAEHAKDMSYAKAAQVATPVPVSKQSVRNVLCRLGTIPNTAAPLPERRPKVSELFIEADEDHVAMQQGNSRQLRLAYVYEGKVAEGKKRRTLTAKRVFTGYGMPWKEIKEYIQTVYDSPEITILGDGAAWIQSATSYLEKSRCVTDGFHVVKYLRQIAGTETIQPLYDALLANDREQFCREAEQKIRHRPYRRKAIRRGQQYILNHWEGIRDWLQNRETFASSTEGHVSHILSARLSSRGMGWSKDGAERIARLRTLAENGGDVWRYALDCLTKKHSEYIRY; encoded by the coding sequence ATGGAATCGTTAGTAACGGGCCAGGCGTCCCTGACCGACGTGACGCTGGCTGTACAAGAGTTTGTGCAGAACCTAGGGCGGGAGGTGTTGTCGGCAATGTTAGAACAGGCCGATGAAGCCATCTATGAAACGGTGAAGCCGCAACGTACCTATCAGATCAAAGAAACAGCCCGTTCGCGTACCTTGGTAACCACGTTTGGAGAAATCACCTTTCACCGCCGGTATTACCGACAGAAAGACACGGGCCGCTACACCTATCTGCTGGACGAATGGTGCCAGCTACCGGCGTACAGCCGGATCGAGGCTTCCTGTCAGGCCCGAATGGCAGAACATGCCAAGGATATGAGTTATGCGAAAGCAGCCCAAGTAGCCACTCCGGTCCCGGTAAGCAAACAGAGCGTGCGGAACGTCTTATGCCGGTTGGGGACGATCCCCAATACGGCGGCTCCCCTGCCGGAACGGAGGCCGAAGGTATCCGAACTGTTCATCGAAGCCGACGAAGACCATGTGGCTATGCAGCAGGGAAACAGCCGGCAGCTGCGGCTGGCCTATGTATATGAAGGGAAAGTAGCGGAGGGAAAAAAACGGAGAACACTGACAGCCAAACGGGTGTTTACGGGATATGGGATGCCTTGGAAGGAAATCAAGGAATATATCCAAACCGTATACGACAGTCCAGAGATTACGATTCTGGGAGACGGGGCGGCGTGGATACAGAGCGCGACGTCGTACCTGGAAAAGAGCCGCTGCGTCACGGACGGATTTCATGTTGTCAAATACTTGCGGCAGATAGCGGGGACGGAAACGATCCAACCTCTGTATGACGCCTTGCTGGCCAATGACCGGGAGCAATTCTGCCGGGAAGCTGAACAGAAGATACGGCACCGTCCGTATCGGAGAAAAGCGATTCGAAGAGGTCAGCAATATATCCTGAACCATTGGGAAGGGATTCGGGACTGGCTGCAGAACCGGGAGACATTCGCCAGCAGTACGGAAGGGCATGTCAGTCATATCCTGTCGGCCCGGCTGAGCTCACGTGGAATGGGCTGGAGCAAAGACGGGGCGGAACGGATTGCCCGATTGCGGACGCTGGCAGAAAACGGCGGCGACGTGTGGCGCTATGCCTTAGATTGCCTGACGAAGAAACACTCCGAATACATTAGATACTAA
- a CDS encoding flavodoxin family protein: protein MKVVLLNGSRREAGCTYTALSVVADVLKENGVDAEIIHAVPTDDVVKAVAEKVKEADGLVVGSPVYWASPSGEIISFMDKLAGAAGSALIHKPAAAVASARRAGTTATLDVLNKYFAYHQMPIVSSNYWNVVHGNTPDEVKQDAEGMQIMRVLGRNMAWLLKCIEAGKTAGITAPETEAKVMTNFIR, encoded by the coding sequence ATGAAAGTTGTGTTATTAAACGGCAGCCGCCGTGAAGCGGGCTGCACGTATACAGCCTTATCCGTCGTCGCCGATGTCCTGAAGGAAAACGGCGTCGACGCAGAAATTATTCATGCCGTACCGACAGACGATGTCGTCAAAGCCGTTGCTGAAAAAGTTAAGGAAGCCGACGGATTAGTCGTCGGTTCGCCCGTGTATTGGGCTTCTCCGTCGGGAGAAATTATTTCCTTTATGGATAAGCTGGCCGGCGCGGCTGGTTCTGCTCTGATCCACAAACCGGCTGCCGCTGTCGCATCGGCTCGCCGGGCTGGCACGACAGCTACGCTGGACGTACTGAATAAGTACTTCGCCTATCATCAGATGCCTATCGTTTCGTCCAACTACTGGAACGTCGTCCACGGCAACACGCCTGACGAAGTGAAGCAGGATGCCGAAGGCATGCAGATCATGCGCGTCTTAGGCCGCAACATGGCTTGGCTCCTCAAATGCATCGAAGCCGGCAAAACCGCCGGCATTACAGCTCCTGAAACAGAAGCTAAGGTCATGACCAATTTCATTCGGTAA
- a CDS encoding PH domain-containing protein, protein MGFFSEMLGNASEINIDEIREDYAKFLAPGERIEHAYRLIRDLFIFTDKRLILVDVQGLTGKKTEYLSIPYKSITHFSIETAGHFDLDAELKIWISGMGTEPLCKRFNKSLNIYALQQLLAQYILI, encoded by the coding sequence ATGGGATTTTTTAGTGAAATGCTGGGCAATGCGTCGGAAATAAACATTGATGAAATCCGCGAGGACTATGCCAAGTTTTTGGCGCCGGGCGAGCGCATTGAGCACGCCTACCGGCTGATTCGCGATTTGTTCATCTTTACGGATAAGCGGCTCATTCTTGTCGACGTGCAGGGATTGACCGGAAAAAAGACGGAATACCTCTCGATTCCCTATAAGAGTATTACTCACTTTAGTATCGAGACAGCCGGCCACTTCGATTTAGACGCCGAGCTGAAAATCTGGATTTCCGGCATGGGCACGGAGCCGTTGTGCAAGCGGTTCAACAAGAGCCTGAACATCTATGCGCTGCAACAACTGCTGGCGCAATACATTTTAATCTGA
- the amrS gene encoding AmmeMemoRadiSam system radical SAM enzyme, with translation MTNTTLSQRTQVEGLLRCPVCPHHCTLAEGQYGRCRARKREQNRIVSVNYGKITSLMLDPIEKKPLRRFYPGSMILSVGTFGCNLSCPFCQNHEISMAGQADVPWREITPVQLAALAEAYRSHGNMGIAFTYNEPLVGYEFVRNTARLVHERGMKNVMVTNGFAELLILEELLPYIDAMNIDLKGFTDEYYQKLGGNLETVKAFIARAARDYHVELTTLIVPGENDGEDEMEAEAKWIASLDAAIPLHVTRFFPQYRMTDRGPTKVETVYRLRDIAGTYLSHVYTGNC, from the coding sequence ATGACGAACACTACGCTGTCCCAAAGAACGCAGGTAGAAGGCCTGCTTCGCTGTCCCGTCTGTCCCCATCACTGCACGTTGGCCGAAGGCCAGTACGGCCGCTGCCGGGCCCGGAAGAGAGAACAAAACCGTATTGTCAGCGTCAATTACGGCAAGATTACGTCTCTTATGCTGGATCCCATCGAGAAGAAGCCCTTGCGCCGGTTTTATCCCGGCAGCATGATCCTTTCCGTCGGCACCTTCGGCTGCAATTTATCCTGCCCGTTTTGCCAAAACCACGAAATCTCCATGGCCGGCCAGGCCGACGTTCCCTGGCGGGAGATTACGCCGGTACAGCTGGCGGCCTTGGCCGAGGCGTACCGAAGCCACGGAAATATGGGTATCGCCTTTACGTACAACGAGCCTCTCGTAGGCTATGAATTTGTCCGCAACACGGCGCGGCTGGTTCATGAGCGGGGCATGAAGAACGTCATGGTGACTAATGGTTTTGCCGAACTGCTCATACTGGAAGAGCTGCTGCCCTATATAGACGCTATGAACATCGACTTGAAGGGATTTACCGACGAGTATTACCAGAAGCTGGGCGGAAATCTGGAAACGGTCAAGGCGTTTATCGCCAGAGCGGCCCGGGACTACCACGTTGAGCTGACGACGCTGATCGTTCCCGGTGAAAACGACGGCGAAGACGAAATGGAAGCCGAAGCGAAGTGGATTGCGTCGCTGGACGCGGCTATTCCCCTTCACGTTACCCGCTTTTTCCCGCAGTACCGCATGACCGACCGGGGGCCGACGAAGGTAGAAACCGTATATCGCCTGAGGGATATTGCCGGAACGTATTTGTCCCATGTGTATACGGGAAATTGCTGA
- the amrA gene encoding AmmeMemoRadiSam system protein A yields the protein MAMLGAIMVPHPPLIIPEVGRGQERGIQATIQAYHEAAKRLASWKPDTVVVLSPHSVMYADYFHISPGRGAQGNFGAFRAPQVEIKVQYDTEFVDMLSHKAAGCGVSAGTLGERDSSLDHGTMIPLWFLNQYYEGYQTVRIGLSGLPFSQHYKLGQCIQKTAELLERRIAVIASGDLSHKLKDDGPYGFQAEGPVYDEKVMDIMGAGDFGRLFDLSEDFCAKAAECGQRSFVIMAGALDCLAVKAESLSYEGPFGVGYGVCVYEAEGAAPQRDFLRQYEERVCAQAARRKEAEDAYVRLARQTIETYIRTGKKISVPDGLPDEMYANRAGVFVSLKEEGALRGCIGTIGPVRNSIAEEIIENAVSASTKDPRFHAVREDELERLEYSVDVLSPAEIIASEEELDVRRYGVIVTRGSRRGLLLPNLEGVNTVQEQVAIAKHKAGIAADEDVQLERFEVVRHY from the coding sequence ATGGCAATGTTAGGTGCAATCATGGTTCCCCATCCGCCCCTCATTATTCCAGAGGTCGGGCGAGGACAGGAACGGGGCATTCAGGCGACGATACAGGCATATCATGAAGCGGCCAAGAGGCTGGCATCGTGGAAGCCCGATACGGTCGTCGTCCTGTCGCCTCATTCGGTCATGTATGCCGATTATTTTCATATTTCGCCGGGCCGCGGGGCTCAAGGGAATTTCGGGGCCTTCCGGGCACCGCAGGTAGAAATCAAGGTGCAGTATGATACAGAATTTGTCGATATGCTGTCCCATAAAGCAGCAGGCTGCGGCGTTTCGGCCGGTACCCTTGGCGAACGGGACAGCAGTCTGGATCACGGGACGATGATTCCCCTTTGGTTCCTGAATCAGTATTACGAAGGGTACCAAACGGTGCGCATCGGTCTGTCGGGCCTGCCTTTTTCCCAGCACTATAAGCTGGGCCAGTGCATTCAAAAAACGGCGGAGCTATTAGAGCGGCGCATTGCGGTCATCGCCAGCGGCGATTTATCCCATAAGCTCAAAGACGACGGCCCGTACGGTTTTCAGGCAGAAGGGCCCGTATACGACGAAAAAGTCATGGACATCATGGGGGCAGGCGACTTTGGCCGTCTTTTCGATTTGTCTGAGGATTTTTGCGCCAAAGCAGCGGAATGCGGCCAGCGTTCCTTTGTCATCATGGCCGGCGCCTTAGATTGTCTGGCTGTCAAAGCCGAAAGCCTGTCTTATGAAGGGCCTTTCGGCGTGGGATATGGCGTCTGCGTATATGAAGCGGAAGGGGCTGCGCCGCAGCGCGATTTCCTGCGCCAGTATGAAGAACGAGTCTGCGCGCAGGCTGCCCGGCGGAAAGAGGCGGAAGATGCGTACGTGCGCTTGGCTCGGCAGACCATAGAAACGTACATCCGGACGGGCAAAAAAATCAGCGTGCCTGACGGACTTCCCGACGAAATGTATGCCAACCGGGCCGGCGTATTTGTTTCCCTGAAGGAAGAAGGTGCTCTGCGGGGCTGTATCGGCACGATTGGGCCGGTACGAAACAGCATCGCTGAGGAAATCATCGAAAATGCCGTCAGCGCGTCGACGAAGGACCCGCGGTTTCATGCTGTAAGGGAAGATGAATTAGAGCGGCTGGAATACAGCGTCGACGTGCTTAGCCCAGCTGAAATCATCGCATCAGAAGAAGAACTGGACGTACGGCGGTACGGCGTCATCGTGACCAGAGGCAGCCGGAGAGGATTGCTCCTGCCCAATCTGGAGGGCGTTAATACCGTACAGGAACAGGTAGCTATTGCCAAGCACAAAGCCGGCATCGCCGCCGACGAGGACGTACAGCTGGAACGGTTTGAGGTGGTGAGACACTATTGA
- a CDS encoding DUF1653 domain-containing protein produces the protein MGKIKIIQKHIDTDAGYAFGDVFDIAAAGDEGVTIVTASGKTVSLRRGDYIEVATEPETPEEDVPVRDICAGDIVRHFKREWVPADTSEYLYKVLAFAQHTETGERLVVYQALYAPFKICARPYAMFMSEVDHDKYPAASQKYRFEKVVAAHGDED, from the coding sequence ATGGGGAAGATTAAAATTATACAGAAACATATAGATACAGATGCCGGCTATGCCTTTGGTGACGTCTTTGACATTGCCGCTGCGGGGGACGAAGGCGTGACGATTGTCACTGCCTCAGGCAAAACCGTTTCTCTGCGCCGCGGCGACTACATAGAGGTTGCGACAGAGCCAGAGACGCCGGAAGAGGATGTGCCCGTACGGGATATCTGCGCCGGCGACATCGTGCGCCATTTCAAGAGGGAATGGGTACCGGCTGACACGTCGGAATATTTGTACAAGGTACTGGCTTTTGCCCAACATACGGAGACGGGCGAGCGGCTCGTCGTGTATCAGGCCTTATATGCGCCCTTTAAGATATGCGCCCGGCCGTACGCCATGTTTATGAGCGAAGTAGATCATGACAAGTATCCCGCAGCGTCGCAGAAATACCGTTTTGAGAAAGTGGTGGCGGCTCATGGCGACGAAGACTGA
- a CDS encoding methyltransferase domain-containing protein, with protein sequence MTDSEWDKILQIKTTGRDDTHADVYRYPYEPTPYSVLERLANAGYIRKGNTLLDYGCGKGRVDFFLSWQTRCHSVGVEYDERIYEKAIENLTSGTASGRVSFLLANAEHFAVPETVDRIYFFNPFSLQILQKAMSRILASYYAAPRDILLFFYYPSDEYMAYLLASDELTVFDEIDCRDLEGNNERERIVIFALKGMDYGED encoded by the coding sequence ATGACCGATAGCGAATGGGATAAAATATTGCAGATTAAGACGACGGGGCGGGACGATACCCACGCCGACGTGTACCGCTACCCTTATGAGCCGACGCCCTATTCGGTGCTGGAGCGGCTGGCTAATGCCGGTTACATACGCAAGGGCAATACCCTTCTCGATTACGGATGCGGCAAGGGGCGCGTCGATTTCTTTCTGTCTTGGCAGACGCGCTGCCACTCTGTTGGCGTTGAGTACGACGAGCGGATTTACGAAAAGGCGATAGAGAACCTAACGTCAGGAACTGCTTCGGGACGAGTATCCTTCTTGCTGGCTAATGCCGAGCACTTTGCCGTGCCGGAGACAGTAGACCGCATTTACTTTTTCAATCCCTTTTCCCTGCAAATACTGCAGAAAGCCATGAGCCGCATTCTGGCGTCGTATTATGCCGCGCCGCGGGACATACTGTTGTTTTTCTATTACCCCTCCGATGAGTATATGGCCTATTTGCTGGCTTCTGACGAACTGACGGTATTCGATGAAATCGATTGTCGTGACTTGGAAGGAAATAACGAGCGGGAGCGGATTGTTATATTTGCATTGAAAGGAATGGATTATGGGGAAGATTAA